The following proteins are encoded in a genomic region of Vibrio aquimaris:
- a CDS encoding site-specific DNA-methyltransferase: MTLQNIESSLSLQEKTIKKRTQGGIATSNLIMSAYTDGNENVFPYVLDLHVPKGSKVADVTWGRGVFWKKVPKEDYDVTGTDISMGVDCRDLPYEDGSLDCVVLDPPYMEGFYRKNNAHKAGAGSHKGLAQAYSNGDEVNSDTQNTGTKKWHAAVTDMYFKASAEAYRVLRKKGILIVKCQDEVSAGKQWFTHVEIINELESMGYYSKDLFVVVRQNKPAVSRLKNQVHARKNHSYFLVFIKK, translated from the coding sequence ATGACTTTACAGAACATAGAATCAAGTCTTTCCCTTCAGGAAAAGACTATTAAGAAACGTACGCAAGGTGGAATAGCCACATCTAACCTTATCATGTCTGCCTATACTGATGGCAATGAGAATGTATTTCCGTATGTTCTTGACTTGCACGTTCCAAAAGGAAGCAAAGTTGCAGACGTAACATGGGGAAGAGGAGTTTTTTGGAAAAAAGTACCCAAAGAAGATTATGATGTAACAGGAACCGATATATCTATGGGAGTCGATTGCCGCGACTTACCTTATGAAGATGGATCACTAGATTGCGTTGTACTTGATCCCCCGTATATGGAAGGTTTCTACCGTAAAAATAATGCTCACAAAGCAGGGGCCGGTTCGCATAAAGGACTAGCTCAAGCATACTCAAATGGTGATGAGGTAAATAGCGACACCCAAAATACAGGCACAAAGAAGTGGCATGCAGCTGTAACAGACATGTATTTTAAAGCGAGTGCTGAAGCTTATCGGGTTTTACGCAAGAAAGGCATTCTGATCGTCAAGTGTCAAGACGAAGTAAGTGCAGGAAAACAATGGTTTACGCATGTTGAAATCATTAATGAACTTGAATCAATGGGCTACTACTCAAAAGACTTATTTGTTGTTGTTCGACAAAACAAACCAGCAGTAAGCCGCCTTAAAAATCAAGTTCATGCACGTAAAAATCACTCGTACTTCTTAGTTTTCATCAAGAAGTAA
- a CDS encoding helix-turn-helix domain-containing protein — MTSSVFSKKYEIFRLLLVSARKDLGVTQKVLAEQLNKPQSFVSKYESGERRLDLIEFLDVAAALQFDACQFIKKLEGKSKGEQ, encoded by the coding sequence ATGACTTCTTCAGTTTTCTCAAAAAAATACGAAATATTTAGGCTTTTGCTTGTTTCCGCGCGAAAGGACTTAGGTGTAACTCAGAAGGTGCTTGCTGAGCAACTTAATAAACCTCAGTCATTTGTTTCTAAGTACGAAAGTGGAGAGCGAAGGCTTGATTTAATAGAATTTCTGGACGTTGCTGCTGCCCTTCAATTTGATGCTTGTCAGTTTATTAAAAAGCTAGAAGGGAAGTCAAAAGGTGAGCAGTAA